In Takifugu rubripes unplaced genomic scaffold, fTakRub1.2, whole genome shotgun sequence, the sequence GGAACATGGAGAGGATCAGCACGGGTTAGATGTTTGGAGGTGAGGCCAGAGAGGCCAGGCTGAGGTGCTGTGgacatgtccagaggagggacagggggacactGAGGATGGAGCTACCAGGCTCCAGAGGAAGCTCTGGGAGGAGATTTATGATGTAGTTGGAGAAGAATGAAGGTTTCTGCTGTGAAGAAGAGGATGCAAAGCAGGACAGAGGGGATGGACACTTGATCCATCCATGGCttcacaggtcaaaggtcactgtggGGTCACAGCACGAAATCCAACAGGTGGTTTGAGCCAATCCGGGTCTCAGCCTCCACCACCTGAGCAGAAACATTGAGGCCCTCACTGACAAGATCCACCACAGATCAAAGAGGACaacctgtcacatgacctgtctgGAGGACGACGTCAACATTACGGTTCAAGATAATTCTACCTGAAGGGAGCTCAGGTGCTACGTGGCTCAGGTGAGGTCTGTCCAGGTGAGCCGTCTGACACCATTTCTCTTCTAGCCAGTCCTGTTCTAAACATCATTAGCCTggagctaacatgctaacataaACAAATCATTCCCTACAATAAAGGTGCTACAGAACTTTTCTCTTGTATGTTATTGGTCCATTAGGgggcgctaatgctaacagggCTAGGAGGTCCTTTTATGGATAATATATACGATTCAccaaaaaagtcaaataaaagtATTTTATTTCATATGAGTGTGAGCTCGCTAACAGCTTCATTtctttacacacacgcacacacgcacacacacacacacacacacacacacacacacacacacacacacacacacacacccagcatgTAAAAAATTCACAATAAAAAAGCCTTTTGTGAGAAACGGAGCAACAAGATGAtcaatgctgcttttgtgtcttGGCGTCAGGTAGCGTGTTCCTGGTCACGCCACCACGGAGGGATTCTGAAGGGCGCTCCGTGTGTCCGGTGACCACCACACCCCAGCGAGGCTCTGGATGGACGGGGCTGGTTCCTACTGGGTGGTGAGCGCTGGCTGGGACGGGCCGCTGGCCTTGGTTCCACCAGATGTTTGACTTCCGTCCACGttgtcctctctgctctgtgacGCTGGACAAAGTCACATCATTTCCACCCGCAGCGTCGCCAGTGTGCTGGCTGATAGCACccgagctaacgctaacgctaacgctaccACCCAGGATTTGTGTACCTGTGGGGTCTGGAGGTGCCGTTGGCAGCTGGGACGCTGAGGCAGGGGAGGGTGGTGACGCTCcgttctcttctccagacagGATTCTGGGAACCTCGGTTACCATGGCGCCAGACTGACTGACAGGACGCCTGCCGCCCGGCAacctcctctctgcagaccaTAGAAGATCAAAACATGGAACGTTGTCGTAGCGACAAAGGTGAATGAAATGAGACCAActtttcttttgtcctctgtACTGATgagacctcctcctctgtttgggCGCTGTCTGAGGGTCCCTGACgcctgaaaacacaacacacacgtgcagacgGAGATTTGGGAGGTTGAAACTGTTTCTTCCTCAGtaaacatgcgtgtgtgtgtgtgtgtatccgaGTGTGTGTATCTGATGTGTGTTACCTGTATTTACCTGTACTAACAGCAGGGGGCTGCAGCTGGTATCCAGTCAGTTGGCACCAGCCGACTGGATACAGGTCAGGTGATTCACAGTCCACCCACTGGTCGTACTCGTCCTCCCAGCCATCAAAGTGTATCCGTAGCAACCTGTGGATGATCTGTGTTACTGTGGCAACGCAGACGAGCCTGGGCTCCATGAGGTCCACGGCCTCCAGCTTCATACCAGGACGGAAACCGTGGTCAGGGACCTCCTGACAACAGAGAGGACTGTGGTCAACACACCTCTGCTCATGGGCACTCCAGAATTCCTGACCCGGTCCCGGCGAGGAGTCGAGTCCGGCACCGGTGTCACCTTGTTGAAAAGGTTGACGGGAGCTGCCACAGACTTGGTGTCCTTCAGGTACTGGAACCATCTGAAGGGCAGGTTGGTGTAACCTGGCAGGTGGAACACAGCTCTTTGATTTGGGGTTGAAGCTCTGCAACAGCCCAGCAGACGTTTGGGCCGATGTTCGCTTGCTGTGTCATGTGACGCGCTGTCTCTAAAGGCAACGGGTGGAATTACAAGCGATGGCTTGGTATGCGGGCTGGAGGGGGCCGGTTCTACCTCTGGGGGGCGTCAGGTCAATGTTGTTGATCTCACAGAAGCCCGACGGGAAGATGGACGGCGACGTGCAGTGGTAACAGAACCAGTCGGAGCCGTCGGCGGCCTCGGAGCCATCGATGCCGACCATCAGGTAACCGTCAGCCAGGACCTGGAAGACAGAATTGGCAGGTGGTCTGACGGGGGCCCCCACCGGGCCCCCACCGGGCCCCCACCAGGCCCCTACCAAGGCCCCTACCGGGCCCCCACCAGGCCCCTGCCAAGGCCCCCTACCGGGCCCCTACCGGGCCCCCACCAGGCCCCCACCGGGCCCCCACCGGGCCCTGGTCGCTGCTCACCTTTCTGACGGTGGCTACGCTGATGGAGGACAGGTTGAGGGGGTCGATGGCCTCCAGCTTCATGCCCTCATTAAACCAGGCGCTGCTTTGGTccacctccctcacctgtccaggtacaaACACAGGACTCCAGCACTGTGACAGTCAAACAGCGCCCCCCGGCGGTGGCCACAGGTGAGTCTCTCACCTTAGCAAACAGCTGCCCAGGAGCGTTCACCTGACCGTCCAGCAttgtcagcacatctggaagcaGTCCCCAGTCACGCCCGAATGTAAAGCTGCAtcgtgtgtgtcacctgtgcatTCGTCGATGTCTCACCTGAGCGTTTGAAGCGGTGCCCGATGGACCGCGACCACCCGATGTTGTGGATCAGGGGGCTGTACATGTGACACCAGAAGTCATCCGTCCCATCTGCGCTCTCCTCGTACACCAGGCGAAGACGACCTCCGATGACCTGCAGCGctcgcgcgcgcacacacacgcacacacacacacgtacgttAACTCTGCACAGGTGTAATTCAGCCTGTGTGTTCCTCACCTGTTCAACCAATGCCACCCGAGTCCGACACAGGTGAGTTTtatccaccacctccaccctcatCTGCCTCTTAAAGGGAACATGCAGGCTGTCCTgcacctgaaggcaacacaggtgattgacagctgagcgTCACTAAGAGAGGAGAGGTttgtgtgtcacacctgtgagGAGAAATCAGGTGGGAGGGTTTTGGATCCTGTCAGCCTTTTGATCAGGAACGTCCTCCAGTTGCTGAACTTGTGAAGGAGGCctgtacacacgcacacacacacacacgcacacccacacgcacacacacacacacacccacacccacccacacacacgcacacacacacacacccacacccacccacacacacacacacacacccacccacccacacacacacacacaacacacacccacatgcacacacatgcacacacacacacccacccacacacacacacccacccacacacacagagtgaaggTTGAAGGTCTCGCAGGTGAGATCGCTCCTGGTCTGGACCGAGGGGGTCTCACTCTGAGGGGGAACCAGCGGTTGTCCTCCGGAGGCGCACCAGCCCACTGGGTGGATGTCAGGAACACACAAGTGGAGCCAGAAATCTCTGCTGGAGTCACCGTCGAAACCTTCGTAGCGTAGCAGGGCCTCGAACCCTGGACAggggacaccagcagcagccgtcAGCACGGCCACTTCTGACCGTGGCGTCATCAGGTGTGCGACGTGTTCGGACCGGCCAGTTTGATGATCCCAGCGATCCAGTAAACCTTCATGGTCAGACCGCTGTCACTGTTGGGAACCTCCAGCCGGACCCCTTCACTGACAGCGGCCCACGCCGTTGCCATGGACACCTGAACAACCCGGAGAGCAGatggagagcgagcagatgctgaaggtaggtgtgtgtgtgtgtgtgtgtgtgtgtgtgtgtgtctctcacgTGTTTGAAGCAGCTGACTGGTGCTCCAGTCATCTCTCCGTCTCCAAGGTAACGGCCCCAATCAAATCCCTCCAGCGGCACTTGGTCAGAAGTACAACAGGCTcaggatcagtgtgtgtgtgagtgtgcgtgtgcgtgtgtgtgtgtgtgtgcgtgtgtgtgtgtgtatgtgtatgtgtgtgagtgtgcgtgtgtgtgtgtgtgtgagtgtgcgtgtgcgtgtgtgtgtgtatgtgtgtgtgtgtgtgtgtgtgtgtgtgtattgtatgtgtatgtgtgtgagtgtgagtgtgagtgagtgtgtgtgtgtgttttcctggaaGCTGCCAGCAGCCTGTGGAGGACGCTCACCGCTCTTCCTGGCGCCGCCCTGCTGACAGCTTTGGTTCTGAGGACTGGTCCCCAGTTTGGTGGTCAC encodes:
- the LOC105416512 gene encoding MBT domain-containing protein 1-like isoform X1; translation: MTDQRVRPQVLWGFRGRFDRAERPCRRRWDSFGMLDGLEEEQSSCSSRSRSSTGSSASSLEDSDEEELGGGRLAQLTSPFTLIKTNGQVYTCPGQTGLATCEMCGMVGVRDAFYSKTKRFCNVSCSRSFSSNSKKASVLARLQGRPPTKKSRVLLKHPVTTKLGTSPQNQSCQQGGARKSVPLEGFDWGRYLGDGEMTGAPVSCFKHVSMATAWAAVSEGVRLEVPNSDSGLTMKVYWIAGIIKLAGFEALLRYEGFDGDSSRDFWLHLCVPDIHPVGWCASGGQPLVPPQSLLHKFSNWRTFLIKRLTGSKTLPPDFSSQVQDSLHVPFKRQMRVEVVDKTHLCRTRVALVEQVIGGRLRLVYEESADGTDDFWCHMYSPLIHNIGWSRSIGHRFKRSDVLTMLDGQVNAPGQLFAKVREVDQSSAWFNEGMKLEAIDPLNLSSISVATVRKVLADGYLMVGIDGSEAADGSDWFCYHCTSPSIFPSGFCEINNIDLTPPRDSASHDTASEHRPKRLLGCCRASTPNQRAVFHLPGYTNLPFRWFQYLKDTKSVAAPVNLFNKEVPDHGFRPGMKLEAVDLMEPRLVCVATVTQIIHRLLRIHFDGWEDEYDQWVDCESPDLYPVGWCQLTGYQLQPPAVSTGVRDPQTAPKQRRRSHQYRGQKKKRRLPGGRRPVSQSGAMVTEVPRILSGEENGASPPSPASASQLPTAPPDPTEQRGQRGRKSNIWWNQGQRPVPASAHHPVGTSPVHPEPRWGVVVTGHTERPSESLRGGVTRNTLPDAKTQKQH
- the LOC105416512 gene encoding MBT domain-containing protein 1-like isoform X2 yields the protein MTDQRVRPQVLWGFRGRFDRAERPCRRRWDSFGMLDGLEEEQSSCSSRSRSSTGSSASSLEDSDEEELGGGRLAQLTSPFTLIKTNGQVYTCPGQTGLATCEMCGMVGVRDAFYSKTKRFCNVSCSRSFSSNSKKASVLARLQGRPPTKKSRVLLKHPVTTKLGTSPQNQSCQQGGARKSVPLEGFDWGRYLGDGEMTGAPVSCFKHVSMATAWAAVSEGVRLEVPNSDSGLTMKVYWIAGIIKLAGFEALLRYEGFDGDSSRDFWLHLCVPDIHPVGWCASGGQPLVPPQSLLHKFSNWRTFLIKRLTGSKTLPPDFSSQVQDSLHVPFKRQMRVEVVDKTHLCRTRVALVEQVIGGRLRLVYEESADGTDDFWCHMYSPLIHNIGWSRSIGHRFKRSDVLTMLDGQVNAPGQLFAKVREVDQSSAWFNEGMKLEAIDPLNLSSISVATVRKVLADGYLMVGIDGSEAADGSDWFCYHCTSPSIFPSGFCEINNIDLTPPRGYTNLPFRWFQYLKDTKSVAAPVNLFNKEVPDHGFRPGMKLEAVDLMEPRLVCVATVTQIIHRLLRIHFDGWEDEYDQWVDCESPDLYPVGWCQLTGYQLQPPAVSTGVRDPQTAPKQRRRSHQYRGQKKKRRLPGGRRPVSQSGAMVTEVPRILSGEENGASPPSPASASQLPTAPPDPTEQRGQRGRKSNIWWNQGQRPVPASAHHPVGTSPVHPEPRWGVVVTGHTERPSESLRGGVTRNTLPDAKTQKQH
- the LOC105416512 gene encoding MBT domain-containing protein 1-like isoform X3 — protein: MTDQRVRPQVLWGFRGRFDRAERPCRRRWDSFGMLDGLEEEQSSCSSRSRSSTGSSASSLEDSDEEELGGGRLAQLTSPFTLIKTNGQVYTCPGQTGLATCEMCGMVGVRDAFYSKTKRFCNVSCSRSFSSNSKKASVLARLQGRPPTKKSRVLLKHPVTTKLGTSPQNQSCQQGGARKSVPLEGFDWGRYLGDGEMTGAPVSCFKHVSMATAWAAVSEGVRLEVPNSDSGLTMKVYWIAGIIKLAGFEALLRYEGFDGDSSRDFWLHLCVPDIHPVGWCASGGQPLVPPQSLLHKFSNWRTFLIKRLTGSKTLPPDFSSQVQDSLHVPFKRQMRVEVVDKTHLCRTRVALVEQVIGGRLRLVYEESADGTDDFWCHMYSPLIHNIGWSRSIGHRFKRSDVLTMLDGQVNAPGQLFAKVREVDQSSAWFNEGMKLEAIDPLNLSSISVATVRKVLADGYLMVGIDGSEAADGSDWFCYHCTSPSIFPSGFCEINNIDLTPPRDSASHDTASEHRPKRLLGCCRASTPNQRAVFHLPGYTNLPFRWFQYLKDTKSVAAPVNLFNKEVPDHGFRPGMKLEAVDLMEPRLVCVATVTQIIHRLLRIHFDGWEDEYDQWVDCESPDLYPVGWCQLTGYQLQPPAVSTGVRDPQTAPKQRRRSHQYRGQKKKRRLPGGRRPVSQSGAMVTEVPRILSGEENGASPPSPASASQLPTAPPDPTASQSREDNVDGSQTSGGTKASGPSQPALTTQ
- the LOC105416512 gene encoding MBT domain-containing protein 1-like isoform X4, with the translated sequence MTDQRVRPQVLWGFRGRFDRAERPCRRRWDSFGMLDGLEEEQSSCSSRSRSSTGSSASSLEDSDEEELGGGRLAQLTSPFTLIKTNGQVYTCPGQTGLATCEMCGMVGVRDAFYSKTKRFCNVSCSRSFSSNSKKASVLARLQGRPPTKKSRVLLKHPVTTKLGTSPQNQSCQQGGARKSVPLEGFDWGRYLGDGEMTGAPVSCFKHVSMATAWAAVSEGVRLEVPNSDSGLTMKVYWIAGIIKLAGFEALLRYEGFDGDSSRDFWLHLCVPDIHPVGWCASGGQPLVPPQSLLHKFSNWRTFLIKRLTGSKTLPPDFSSQVQDSLHVPFKRQMRVEVVDKTHLCRTRVALVEQVIGGRLRLVYEESADGTDDFWCHMYSPLIHNIGWSRSIGHRFKRSDVLTMLDGQVNAPGQLFAKVREVDQSSAWFNEGMKLEAIDPLNLSSISVATVRKVLADGYLMVGIDGSEAADGSDWFCYHCTSPSIFPSGFCEINNIDLTPPRDSASHDTASEHRPKRLLGCCRASTPNQRAVFHLPGYTNLPFRWFQYLKDTKSVAAPVNLFNKVTPVPDSTPRRDRVRNSGVPMSRGCYGYTLMAGRTSTTSGWTVNHLTCIQSAGAN